The following proteins are co-located in the Solanum pennellii chromosome 1, SPENNV200 genome:
- the LOC107008174 gene encoding CBS domain-containing protein CBSX1, chloroplastic-like, giving the protein MESVLNFNSISPICVLNYRLFPTTLSCSPRPLSGDPVVATSRRCLSQRKLSRSLPPASLPSTSANAAASTSNSLSPSDGHYSVGDFMTRKEDLHVVKTTTKVGEALEMLVEKRVTGLPVVDDDWKLVGVVSDYDLLALDSISGAGQADINLFPDVDSTWKTFNEVQKLLSKTNGKVVGDVMTPSPLSVCENTNLEDAARLLLQTKYRRLPVVDVDGKLVGIITRGNVVRAALQIKRTTDNTN; this is encoded by the exons ATGGAGTCCGTTCTCAATTTCAACTCAATTTCTCCGATTTGCGTACTTAACTATCGCCTTTTTCCGACCACGCTCTCTTGCTCGCCTCGTCCACTTTCAGGAGATCCAGTCGTTGCTACATCTCGCCGATGTTTATCTCAACGGAAACTTTCTCGATCTCTCCCTCCGGCGTCTCTTCCTTCAACCTCCGCTAATGCCGCTGCTTCTACTTCAAATTCTCTGTCT CCAAGCGATGGACATTACTCGGTTGGTGACTTTATGACTAGGAAAGAAGATTTACATGTAGTAAAAACTACAACTAAAGTTGGTGAAG CCCTTGAGATGCTTGTGGAAAAAAGAGTTACTGGGCTTCCTGTAGTTGATGATGACTGGAAATTG GTTGGCGTTGTTTCTGATTATGACCTACTGGCACTCGACTCTATATCAG GAGCTGGCCAAGCTGACATAAATCTGTTTCCTGATGTTGATAGTACTTGGAAG ACATTCAATGAGGTTCAAAAGCTACTGAGCAAAACTAATGGAAAAGTTGTTGGTGATGTCATGACGCCGAGTCCATTGTCCGTCTGTGAAAACACCAACCTTGAAGATGCTGCGAG GTTGTTGCTCCAAACGAAATACCGTCGGCTACCAGTTGTAGATGTTGATGGTAAACTG GTTGGGATTATCACAAGGGGCAATGTTGTTAGAGCTGCTCTTCAAATAAAACGCACCACTGACAATACCAACTGA
- the LOC107007818 gene encoding scopoletin glucosyltransferase-like encodes MGQLHFFFFPMMAQGHMIPTLDMAKLVASRGVKATIITTPLNESVFSKAIERNKHLGIEIDIRLLKFPAKENDLPEDCERLDLVPSDDKLPNFLKAAAMMKDEFEELIGECRPDCLVSDMFLPWTTDSAAKFNIPRIVFHGTSYFALCVGDSIRRNKPFKNVSSDTETFVVPDLPHEIRLTRTQLSPFEQSDEETGMAPLIKAVRESDAKSYGVLFNSFYELESDYVEHYTKVVGRKNWAIGPLSLCNRDIEDKAERGRKSSIDEHECLKWLDSKKSSSIVYVCFGSTADFTTAQMQELAMGLEASGQDFIWVIRTGNEDWLPEGFEERTKEKGLIIRGWAPQVLILDHEAIGAFVTHCGWNSTLEGISAGVPMVTWPVFAEQFFNEKLVTEVMRTGAGVGSMQWKRTASEGVKREAIAKAIKRVMASEETEGFRSRAKEYKEMAREAIEEGGSSYNGWATLIQDITSYH; translated from the coding sequence ATGGGTCAGctacattttttcttctttcccaTGATGGCTCAAGGTCACATGATACCTACACTTGACATGGCGAAGCTTGTTGCTTCTCGTGGTGTTAAAGCCACTATAATCACAACACCTCTCAATGAATCTGTTTTCTCTAAAGCTATTGAGAGAAACAAGCATTTAGGTATTGAAATTGATATTCGTTTACTAAAATTCCCAGCTAAGGAGAATGATTTGCCTGAAGATTGTGAGCGTCTTGATCTTGTACCTTCTGATGACAAACTCCCAAACTTCTTAAAAGCTGCAGCTATGATGAAAGATGAATTTGAGGAGCTTATTGGAGAATGTCGCCCTGATTGTCTTGTTTCTGATATGTTCCTTCCATGGACTACTGATAGTGCAGCCAAATTTAACATACCAAGAATTGTATTCCATGGAACTAGTTACTTTGCGCTTTGTGTTGGCGATAGCATCAGGCGTAATAAGCCTTTCAAGAATGTGTCATCTGATACTGAAACTTTTGTTGTACCGGATTTGCCACATGAAATTAGGCTAACTAGAACACAGTTGTCTCCGTTTGAGCAATCCGATGAAGAGACGGGTATGGCTCCCTTGATTAAAGCTGTGAGGGAATCGGATGCGAAGAGCTATGGAGTTCTATTCAATAGCTTTTATGAGCTTGAATCAGATTATGTTGAACATTACACTAAGGTTGTAGGTAGAAAAAATTGGGCTATTGGTCCGCTTTCGCTGTGCAATAGGGATATCGAAGATAAAGCTGAAAGAGGGAGGAAATCATCTATCGATGAACACGAGTGCTTGAAATGGCTTGATTCGAAGAAATCAAGTTCCAttgtttatgtttgttttgGAAGCACAGCAGATTTCACTACAGCACAGATGCAAGAACTTGCTATGGGGCTAGAAGCTTCTGGACAAGATTTCATTTGGGTTATTAGAACAGGGAATGAAGATTGGCTCCCTGAAGGATTCGaggaaagaacaaaagaaaaaggtttAATCATAAGAGGGTGGGCACCCCAAGTGCTGATTCTTGATCACGAAGCTATTGGAGCTTTTGTTACTCATTGTGGATGGAATTCGACACTGGAAGGGATATCAGCAGGGGTACCAATGGTGACATGGCCAGTATTTGCGGAACAGTTTTTCAATGAGAAGTTGGTGACTGAGGTAATGAGAACTGGAGCTGGTGTTGGTTCGATGCAGTGGAAGAGAACAGCTAGTGAAGGAGTGAAAAGAGAAGCAATAGCAAAGGCGATAAAGAGAGTAATGGCGAGTGAAGAAACAGAGGGATTCAGAAGCAGAGCAAAAGAGTATAAAGAAATGGCAAGAGAAGCTATTGAAGAAGGAGGATCATCTTACAATGGATGGGCTACTTTGATACAAGATATAACTTCATATCATTAA
- the LOC107028952 gene encoding scopoletin glucosyltransferase-like, producing the protein MSPLHFFFFPMVAQGHMIPTLDMAKLVASRGVKATIITTPLNESVFSDSIERNKHLGIEIDIRLITFQAVENDLPIGCERLDLVPSPVLFNNFFKATAMMQEPFENLVKECRPDCIVSDMLYPWSTDSAAKFNIPRIVFHGTGFFALCVAESIKRNKPFKNVSTDSETFVVPNLPHQIRLTRTQLSPFDLEEKEAIIFKIFHEVREADSKSYGVIFNSFYELETDYFEYYTKFQDNKSWAIGPLSLCNRYIEDKAERGMKSCIDTHECLKWLDSKKSGSIVYICFGSGVTFTGSQIEELAMGIEDSGQEFIWVIREQENENSCLPEGFEERTKEKGLIIRGWAPQVLILDHEGVGAFVTHCGWNSTLEGISAGVPLVAWPVFAEQFLNEKLVTDVLRIGVGVGSVKWEAAASEGVKREEISKAIKRVMVGEEAEGFKNRAKEYKEKAREAIEEGGSSYNGLTNLLQDVSMFGTKID; encoded by the coding sequence ATGAGTCCacttcattttttcttctttcccaTGGTGGCTCAAGGCCACATGATTCCTACACTAGACATGGCTAAGCTCGTTGCTTCACGCGGTGTTAAGGCCACTATAATCACTACCCCTCTCAATGAATCGGTTTTCTCTGATTCTATTGAAAGAAACAAGCATTTAGGTATCGAAATTGACATCCGTTTGATAACATTTCAAGCTGTGGAGAATGATTTGCCTATAGGATGTGAACGCCTCGATCTCGTTCCTTCCCCTGTATTGTTTAACAACTTCTTCAAAGCTACAGCTATGATGCAAGAACCATTTGAGAATCTTGTTAAAGAGTGTCGTCCCGATTGTATTGTTTCAGATATGTTGTACCCTTGGAGTACTGATTCTGCTGCCAAATTTAACATTCCAAGAATTGTTTTCCATGGCACGGGTTTCTTTGCTCTTTGTGTTGCGGAAAGTATCAAACGTAATAAACCTTTCAAGAATGTGTCAACTGATTCTGAAACATTTGTTGTACCCAATTTGCCTCATCAAATCAGGCTGACCAGAACGCAATTGTCTCCGTTTGATCTAGAAGAGAAAGAGGCAATTATATTCAAGATATTTCATGAAGTCAGGGAGGCGGATTCAAAGAGCTATGGAGTAATCTTCAACAGTTTCTACGAGCTTGAAACagattattttgaatattataccAAATTTCAAGATAATAAATCATGGGCTATTGGGCCGCTTTCGCTGTGCAACAGATACATTGAAGATAAAGCAGAAAGAGGAATGAAATCCTGTATCGATACACACGAGTGCTTGAAATGGCTTGATTCGAAGAAATCAGGTTCTATTGTTTACATCTGTTTTGGAAGCGGAGTAACATTCACTGGATCACAAATAGAAGAACTTGCAATGGGAATTGAAGATTCTGGACAAGAATTCATTTGGGTTATCAGAGAACAAGAAAACGAAAACTCGTGTCTACCTGAAGGATTCGaggaaagaacaaaagaaaaaggattaATCATAAGAGGATGGGCACCCCAAGTGTTGATTCTTGATCACGAAGGCGTAGGAGCATTCGTGACTCATTGTGGATGGAATTCTACACTGGAAGGAATATCAGCAGGGGTGCCATTGGTGGCATGGCCTGTATTTGCTGAACAATTTTTGAATGAGAAGTTGGTGACTGATGTATTGAGAATTGGGGTTGGGGTTGGTTCAGTGAAATGGGAGGCAGCAGCAAGTGAAGGAgtgaaaagggaagaaataagTAAAGCAATAAAGAGAGTAATGGTGGGTGAAGAAGCAGAGGGATTCAAAAACAGAGCAAAAGAGTATAAGGAAAAGGCAAGAGAAGCTATTGAAGAAGGAGGATCATCTTACAATGGATTGACTAATTTACTGCAAGATGTAAGTATGTTTGGTACTAAAATTGATTAG
- the LOC107008173 gene encoding scopoletin glucosyltransferase-like, translating into MFYLVYYQILCTFIAQIVILNHAHQVFVKMVVMADDQLHIFFFPLMAHGHIIPTLDMAKLFVSHGAKATIITTPLNLPIFVQSSEKIKHLGLEIYVKAIRFPAVEAGLPEGCERMDQLTSDDLVPKFFKATTMLQQQLELLLHECQPNALVADMFFPWATESAAKFDIPRLVFHGMGFFALCALENLRHYKPQKNVCSDTEPFVVPNLPHKVKLTRMKLAPYDREETEMTKFIEQVKESELTSFGVIVNSFYELEPDYADYYRKVLGKRAWHVGPFLLCNRKNEEKIHKSDDEHHECLQWLDTKKQNSVIYVCFGSMSNFTNSQIEEIALGLEASEQEFIWVIRKGEIPDGFEERTKEKGLIIRGWAPQTLILDHEAIGAFLTHCGWNSTLEGVSAGVPMVTWPMFAEQFLNEQLITKVLKIGVAVGAEEWSIVVDNVKSEAITKAVKCVMVGEESMEMRRRAKEVTKMANKAVEEGGSSYSDLNALFQELRTINLHK; encoded by the exons atgttttatctAGTTTACTATCAAATTCTCTGTACATTTATAGCACAAATTGTTATATTAAACCACGCACACCAAGTGTTTGTGAAAATGGTTGTAATGGCTGATGATCagctccatatttttttctttccattgATGGCGCACGGCCACATAATTCCTACTTTGGATATGGCCAAGTTGTTCGTTTCACATGGTGCAAAGGCAACTATTATCACCACTCCTCTGAACTTACCCATCTTCGTTCAATCCAGTGAAAAAATCAAACATTTGGGGCTGGAAATTTATGTCAAAGCTATCAGATTCCCAGCAGTGGAAGCTGGTTTGCCTGAAGGATGTGAAAGAATGGATCAATTGACTTCTGATGATTTGGTACCCAAATTCTTCAAGGCCACCACCATGCTTCAACAACAACTAGAGCTATTACTCCATGAATGTCAACCCAACGCTCTCGTTGCTGACATGTTCTTCCCCTGGGCTACAGAATCTGCTGCCAAATTTGATATCCCAAGATTG GTATTTCATGGGATGGGCTTCTTTGCGCTTTGTGCTTTGGAGAACCTTAGGCATTACAAGCCTCAGAAGAATGTGTGTTCGGATACAGAACCTTTCGTTGTCCCGAATCTTCCCCATAAGGTAAAGCTCACAAGGATGAAATTAGCTCCGTATGATCGAGAAGAAACAGAAATGACTAAGTTTATTGAACAAGTGAAGGAATCCGAGTTGACAAGTTTTGGGGTTATTGTCAATAGCTTCTATGAGCTTGAACCAGATTATGCTGATTATTACAGAAAGGTTTTGGGTAAAAGAGCATGGCACGTTGGACCCTTTTTGCTCTGCAACAGAAAAAACGAAGAAAAAATCCACAAAAGCGATGATGAACATCATGAGTGCTTGCAATGGCTGGACACGAAGAAACAAAATTCAGTAATCTATGTTTGTTTCGGGAGCATGTCTAACTTTACTAATTCCCAAATTGAAGAAATTGCATTAGGCCTTGAAGCTTCAGAGCAAGAATTCATATGGGTAATTAGGAAAGGGGAGATTCCAGACGGATTCGAAGAAcgaacaaaagaaaaaggattaATCATAAGAGGATGGGCACCCCAAACGCTGATTCTTGATCACGAGGCTATAGGAGCCTTTTTAACTCACTGTGGATGGAATTCGACACTTGAAGGCGTATCAGCAGGGGTTCCAATGGTGACTTGGCCTATGTTTGCAGAGCAATTCTTGAATGAGCAATTGATAACTAAAGTACTAAAAATAGGAGTGGCAGTTGGGGCAGAGGAATGGAGcatagtggtggataatgtgaAAAGTGAAGCAATTACAAAGGCAGTGAAGTGTGTAATGGTTGGGGAAGAATCAATGGAAATGAGGAGGAGAGCAAAAGAAGTTACGAAAATGGCGAACAAGGCTGTTGAAGAAGGTGGATCATCTTACAGTGATTTGAATGCACTGTTTCAAGAACTAAGAACCATTAATTTGCAcaagtaa